CCGGGCTCAAACTGAATTTCATGCATTTGAAAATTGACAAATCCTGGACCTTGTTTCTCGATCGTGACGGTGTCATCAATAAACGACTGCCGGGTGATTACGTTAAAGCCCCTGAGCAGTTTATATTTATTGAGGGCGTACTGGAAGCTTTCCGTACCTTTTCATCAGTGTTTAAACATATTATTGTTGTAACCAATCAACAGGGAATAGGGAAGGGGCTGATGACCACAGGCCAGCTTGACCTGATACATAATAAGATGATGAATGAGATAACCTTGAATGGTGGCCGGGTTGACGGAATTTTTTATGCA
This sequence is a window from Lentimicrobium saccharophilum. Protein-coding genes within it:
- a CDS encoding D-glycero-alpha-D-manno-heptose-1,7-bisphosphate 7-phosphatase — translated: MHLKIDKSWTLFLDRDGVINKRLPGDYVKAPEQFIFIEGVLEAFRTFSSVFKHIIVVTNQQGIGKGLMTTGQLDLIHNKMMNEITLNGGRVDGIFYAPALDSQGSFLRKPSVGMGLLARKQFKDILFKKSVMAGDSVSDMIFGNRLGMKTVLIGDCILAKQHPELVDFVYPDLLTFANTIDSNIKLKS